A single Candidatus Thalassolituus haligoni DNA region contains:
- the minE gene encoding cell division topological specificity factor MinE: MSLLKRFRKESTTSASVAKERLRVLVAHDRLRTNGPDYLPQLEREILAVIRKYVEVGDEDVNVHLENHGQTSILELNVTLPDR; this comes from the coding sequence ATGAGCTTGTTAAAACGATTTCGCAAGGAAAGCACCACCTCCGCGTCTGTCGCCAAAGAGCGTTTGCGAGTACTGGTCGCGCACGACCGGCTACGTACCAACGGCCCGGACTATCTGCCACAACTGGAACGGGAAATACTCGCGGTGATTCGAAAATACGTCGAAGTTGGAGACGAAGACGTCAATGTTCATCTGGAAAACCATGGCCAGACATCCATCCTTGAACTCAACGTGACCCTGCCTGATCGCTAA
- a CDS encoding peptidase M42 — MTLPAPLLDIIKSLIRSPSVVGAEHSFFRVLQRELEDRGAKVTWYEGLLVAQGSEPESLMFSAHIDRHGLICTGPNEFQYAAFVCGGRSDLLGNSVSEELMLQIVDRFVSEGVFAYDPWSGAYRGQGSIRNAYICPYRNNLIFELDGMSHLVAGTPVAFQDKLRILQGRLYGQLDNVLTAAVLVYLFELGFRGTAFFTAQEEAGRSWRYLLEWFRRFGGSTNQLVVVDTSPYPDIAAANEQQLVLRHKDANAGFNRDLTQALVTGCEQLGLSYRFKDEYIEDNNRRLVAAGLSPKSLGSTEMGRIVAASGGLVDGTTLQIPTTGYHTMDESADLDNCMAFVQLLCKLAGLSID, encoded by the coding sequence ATGACCTTGCCGGCCCCTTTGTTGGACATTATCAAAAGCCTTATCCGCAGCCCGTCAGTGGTGGGTGCCGAACACTCGTTTTTCCGGGTGTTACAACGTGAGCTGGAAGATCGTGGTGCCAAAGTCACCTGGTATGAAGGCTTGCTGGTGGCACAGGGCAGTGAACCGGAGTCGTTGATGTTTTCTGCCCACATTGACCGCCATGGATTGATATGTACTGGCCCGAACGAGTTTCAGTACGCTGCTTTTGTCTGTGGCGGGCGTTCGGATCTGTTGGGTAATTCGGTTTCTGAAGAGCTGATGTTGCAGATTGTTGACCGCTTTGTGAGTGAAGGGGTGTTTGCCTATGACCCCTGGTCGGGGGCGTATCGTGGACAGGGCAGCATTCGTAATGCCTACATTTGTCCTTACCGTAATAACCTGATTTTTGAGTTGGACGGTATGTCGCATCTGGTGGCCGGTACGCCGGTCGCTTTTCAGGACAAGTTGCGGATTCTGCAGGGCCGGTTGTACGGACAACTGGATAACGTGCTGACCGCTGCGGTTCTGGTGTATCTGTTCGAGCTGGGTTTTCGTGGTACGGCGTTTTTTACTGCGCAGGAAGAGGCAGGACGCAGTTGGCGTTATTTGCTGGAGTGGTTCCGGCGTTTTGGTGGCTCCACCAACCAGTTGGTGGTGGTGGATACCAGTCCCTATCCGGATATCGCGGCGGCCAATGAGCAACAGCTGGTACTACGGCACAAGGATGCCAACGCCGGGTTTAACCGTGACTTGACTCAGGCGCTGGTCACCGGCTGTGAGCAGCTGGGCTTGAGTTATCGTTTCAAGGATGAATATATTGAAGATAATAATCGTCGTCTGGTAGCCGCCGGACTGTCTCCCAAATCCCTTGGCAGTACCGAGATGGGACGTATCGTGGCAGCGTCGGGTGGCTTGGTGGATGGCACCACGCTGCAAATTCCGACGACGGGTTATCACACCATGGATGAAAGCGCTGATCTGGATAACTGCATGGCGTTTGTGCAGTTGCTGTGCAAGCTGGCGGGGTTGTCGATTGATTAA